Genomic window (Armatimonadota bacterium):
CTCCGTCGGCGTGGCAGAAGACGTGCACCGACCCCTCCGGATCGGCCTTTGGCGCGTCGACCGGTGCGAAAGCGACCCCGCTCGTCCCTAAACTGACGCTCACGTTCCCGACGCCGACCGCGCCGACCCCGACAGCGCCTGCGGCCTGGTCGCCCGCGCCGGCGACGACCGGGATCCCGTCCTTCGTCGAACCGATCACGGCGGTCGAGTCGTGGACGTCCGGGAGCCATTCGAGAGGGACGTCGACGGCTTGGGCCACTTCCGTGCTCCACCTCTTGCGCGGCACGTCGAGCAGGCCTGTCCCGGACGCGTCGCTGAAGTCGCTCGAAAACGCACCCGTGAGTCTCCGGACGACGTAGTCCTTGGGAAGTAGGACGCGACGGACCTGGCTGTACGCCTCGGGCTCATGGTTCCGCAGCCAGACGGTCTTCGGAAGCTGGAAACCGGTCAACATCGGGTTGCACGTGACCTGCCGCAGCCGTCCAGGCCCGACGGCCGATTCGATCCAGCGACATTCGGCGGCCGTCCTCTGGTCGCACCAGAGCAGGGCCGGGCGTATCACACGGTCGTCACCGTCCAGGAAGACCGAACCGTGCATCTGACCGGTCACCCCGATCGCGTCGAACGGCGGCTCGAGTCGCCCCAAGCACCGTTCGACGGCCGCCCACCACGTTTCCGGGTCTTGTTCGGCCCACCCTGGCCGGGGCGCGGCCAAGGGGTAGTCGGAGGCGGTCTGGCCGAGGATCAAGCCGGTCTCGTCGATCACGACCGCCTTGGCGCAGGAGGTGCCGACGTCGATCCCCAAGAGCCTGGCCACGGGCCGAGTGTACACTCGGCCCCGTGACGAAGGCCGTCGTCGACGTAGGCTCGAACTCGGTCCTGCTTAGCGTCGGCACGCTCGAAGACGGAGTCCTCAAGACCGTCCTCGAAACCTCCGCCGTAACGGGCCTGGGGAGGGGGACGAAAGAGACCGGGGTCCTTTCCGAAGAAGGCATGTCCGACACCTTGGTGGCCTTACGGGCGGCTTTCCGTGCAGCGGACGGTCTCGGCTCGGCCGAAACGGTCGCGGCGGCGACCATGGCCGCCCGTATCGCTCACAACGCGGGGGAGTTCCTGGAACGAGCCCGGTCGCAGGGCACCCCGGTCAGCGTCCTGAGCGGAGACGACGAAGCCGCGTTCGGATTCTTGGCCGTCGCCCAAGATCCTCACTTTGCAGAAGCGCGACGGCTTTCGATCATCGACGTCGGCGGGCATAGCACCGAAGTTTCGACCTCCGCCCGGACGGACGACGCATGGCGGTGCGAACACCGGAAGAGCTACGCGGTCGGGGCGCTCGGACTCCGTGGTTCCCTGCTCAAGGCCGATCCGGCCGGGCCTGGTGACCTCTTGGCCGCCGCCGTCGAGGTCGACGATACGTTCGGCTTCCGGGCTTTGCCCCATTCTTGCGGAACGGTCGTGACGCTCGGCGCGACGGGCACGAACCTGGTCACCGTACGGAAGCAGATGGCGCGTTGGGATCCGGCGGCGGTCCACGGCGCCTGGTTGGGCTATGAGGACGTCAGCCGTGCCGTCGATACGCTGTGTTCGCTGGACGACGCCGGACGCGCCGCCTTGGTGGGCCTCGAAAAGGGCCGCGAACACACGGTCCATGCCGGTGCCTTGATCCTCGAGCGCGCCTTGTTCGCGCTTGGAGCCGAAGGATGTTACGTCAGCGTGAACGGTTGGCGGTCAGGGCTCCTCATGACTAGACTTCTGGCCGAATGATCGGCCAATATCGCCCCAGGAGACAGCCATGAATTTGCTCCAAGGGCTCAATGTCCGTCAAAGGTTCGCCGCGACCGGCCTGTGCGCCGTCGCTCTACTGGGCGTCGGTTCGGTCGGCAACACGTATCTTCAGCAGACCAAGTCGAAAGGGGGGTTGAAGGTCGTGAACGAGCAGGCTCTGCCGAAAGCGTCCGGTGCCGGCAAAGCCCGGACGTCAAAGCCTGCGCGGACCAGGCCGGCGTTCGCCTCCATCGACATCAACACCGCGACCGAGGCCGAGCTTGACGTCCTGCCGGGCGTCGGCCCCGCGACGGCAAGGAAGATCATCGATTACCGGACGGCGAACGGCGGGTTCAAGAGCGTCGACGAGCTCGAACAGGTGAAGGGGATCGGGCCCAAGAAAATGGCCGACATCCGCCCTTACTGCCGAGTCTGACGACGCTTACGGACGACAGCGAGGGCCGCGCCACCCAATACCGCCATCGAACCCGGTTCCGGAACGGCCTGTAGTCCGACCCCGTCGAGGATCGCACCATAACCGTCGCTGGTGCCCCTGCCCCTGAACGTCACCGTGTTCGTCCCGGCCGTCGCGAGGACGTTCAGGTGCATCCGCGTCATCGTCGAATCCGTGGGTGTGACGTAAGCGACCGAACCGCCGTTCCACAGCACGTCGAAGTCGCACGTGTCGGTAGGTTTATATTCGAGGTTGACGCCGCGTTTGGCGAAGAGGAACGACAAGTCGTAAGTGCCTGCCGCCAAATCGACCGACTGAGTGATCGCCGTGTTCCGATCTGAGTCGAGTTCGGTGACGTTGATCCCGTCGGCCCCTGTCACGCCGTAACACACGGATTTTCCGATTTCAGCCTTGCTTCCGCCTCCGATCGACCAGTTCGCGACTTGGCCGTTCGAAAAATAGTCCCATGCTCCCACCGGGGGGTTTTCGAAGCTTCCGTTCTGGATCGACTGCGCGTGGGCGACGGCGACGGCGACGACCGCGAGGGCGGTGAATGCTGTTCTCATGACCCGACTCCCTCCTCTTCAGGAAGATGTCGGGGACGCTCGCAAGGCCCTGACCGTTCAGCTCCACGGGCCTCGATTCAGGTCGAAGTACCAGGCGTTCCGCCCGCCGGCATTCAGCAGCGCACGCCGGTCAGGTCGTGCTCTTGGAACCCCGTCACCGTCACGGGCACGATTTCGCCGGGCTTCGCCTCGCCCGTGCAGCGGACGACCCCGTCGATCTCGGGAGCGTCCCGGAACGAGCGTCCGACGAACGCGCCGCCTTCTGCCGTGTCCACCAGGACGTAGAGCCGTTTCGAAACCCAGCCCTTGTTCTTTTCGGTCGAGACAGAGGACTGGAGCCGCATCAGGCGGTCATAGCGTTCTCTTTTGACCCGGAAAGGCACTTGGTCCGGCATATCGTGGGACGGCGTACCCGCTTCACGGCTGTAAGTGAACGCGCCGACGCGGTCGAGCCTGGCCGCCTTGACGAAGTCGCACATCGCCTGGAACTCTGCTTCCGTCTCTCCGGGGAACCCGACGATGAACGTCGTCCGGATCGCGACGTCCGGCATCGCCGCTCGGACTTTCTCGAACAGTCGAAGGTAACGGTCACCGTCCCAGGGACGCTTCATGCGTCGCAAGGTGTCCGGGTGGACGTGTTGGAGGGGGATGTCCACGTACGGCAAGACCGAAGGGAGGGTCGCCATCGCTTCGATGACTTCGTCGGTCAGACGGTTAGGATAGAAGTACAGAAGACGGATCCAGTCGATGCCTTCGACGGAATCGAGTTCGCGCAGCAACCGGGGCAGCGTGAACTCTTTGTAAAGGTCGTATCCGTATTGGGTGACGTCTTGGGCGATAAGGTTCAGTTCCCGGCACCCGGTCGAGGCAAGATGGACGGCTTCCTCTCGAAGCCTTTCGACCGGTTTGCTCTGGTGCGCGCCCCGAAAGCTCGGGATCGTGCAGAACGTGCACTTATGGTCGCAGCCTTCGCTGACTTTTAGGTAGGCGCTCCAGGGCTTGCCCGTCCGGCTCCGGGTCGCGACGTCCGCCCACAGATGGTGGGGAGGAGCGACTTCAAGGGTCGGGCTGAGTTCCACCATCGTCCCTTTGACCACGGCGTCGAACCGCCCCATTTGGCCGACCCCGACGTAAGCGTCGGCCCCTGGCGCCAGCCGGGTCAGTTCTTCTCCGAGCCGTTGGGCCAAGCATCCGGCGACGACGACCTTTCCCGTCCCTTTCTCGGCCACGGCCTTTTTGATCGCGGCTATCGATTCGGCTTTGGCCGATTCCAGGAAGCCGCACGTGTTGACGACCGTGACGTCGGCCCGTTGCGATGCGTCGACACTGAACCCCGCGGATTGAAGGACGCCTGCGATCTCCTCGCTGTCGACGTCGTTCTTAGCACAGCCAAGGGTCACGATACGAACGTTCTTTTGAAGCCCGGGCACCGGAGGATTATGGCAGTCGGCCCGCGCGGCGCCGGTCACGCGTGGGGCGGTTCGACAGGACCGGCACCGGACACAGGTTCGACCCTCTCGATCACGAGCGTAAAGTCGTTGGCCACGCCGACCAGGGCCGCGACGGCCGCCCAAAACGGTAACAGGATGACGCCCACCGCTCCGACGACGAGCGGCATGTCCAAAAGGGTCTTCCCTTCTTTGTTCTTGATCTTGACGTGCCGGACGTTCCCTTCATGGACGAGCCTTTTCACCTCGTCGAGCAGTTCGTGTCCGCTGACCTCGAATTCTTCGGTTTTGGCCCGGTCTTCCATGATCCCGCTGACGTGCATCCGGTCGCGTTGCGCAGAGTTTGCGCGCGTCCCGACCCTCTGCGGCTAAACTACCTGATCCATGCCGCGCTTCGATATTTCAACCGAGTACTTGGTGCGCTTCCTTCAGGACCTGGTCAACACGCCCAGCCCGACCGGGGACACGGACTGGGCGATCAGTTTCGTCGAGGCGGAGCTCGAGTCGCTCGGGATTCATAGCGTGCGGACGACCAAAGGTGCGCTGATCGCTTACGACGACGGTTTGCGCAACGACAAGCCACGGGCCCTGACCGCCCACGTCGACACCCTCGGCGCTATGGTCAGCGAGATCAAGGACAACGGTCGATTGAAGCTGACGGCCCTGAACGGCGTCATGTGGCCCTCGGTCGAAAGCGAGGGGGTCACGGTCAGCACCCGCCGTGGGACGCAGGTCCGGGGCTCGATCGTGTTCGCGAACGGATCGGTCCACGTGAACAAGGAGGCCAAGACGAAGGAGCGCAACGCCGAGACTCTCGAAGTCCGCCTGGACGAGCGCACGGCCACCGCCGACGAAACCCGGTTGCTCGGCATCGACGTCGGCGACTTCGTCGCTTTCGACCCTCGGTTCGAAAACGGCCCTGCCGGCTTCGTCCGGTCGCGTTTCCTGGACGATAAGGCCTGCGTGGCCTGTGTGGTCGCCGCCTTTAAGGCCCTCAAGGACGCCGGTGTCAGCCCGGCGCAACGGACGCACGTCCTCTTCAGCAATTACGAAGAAGTCGGGCACGGGGGAATGGACGGCATACCGGACGACGTGGTCGACCTCTTGGTCGTCGACATGGCCTGTGTCGGCGATGGTCAGAACGGAGACGAGTTCCATTGCTCGATCTGCCTGAAGGACAGCGGAGGGCCCTATAGCCGCGACCTGACGGAGCGGATCCGCGGACTCGCCGACCGGAACGGGATCGAATTGCGTCCGGACGTCTATCCGCACTACGGTTCGGACGGAACGGCCTATTGGCAAGCCGGAGGCAGGGCCCAAGTCGGCCT
Coding sequences:
- the xylB gene encoding xylulokinase, whose product is MARLLGIDVGTSCAKAVVIDETGLILGQTASDYPLAAPRPGWAEQDPETWWAAVERCLGRLEPPFDAIGVTGQMHGSVFLDGDDRVIRPALLWCDQRTAAECRWIESAVGPGRLRQVTCNPMLTGFQLPKTVWLRNHEPEAYSQVRRVLLPKDYVVRRLTGAFSSDFSDASGTGLLDVPRKRWSTEVAQAVDVPLEWLPDVHDSTAVIGSTKDGIPVVAGAGDQAAGAVGVGAVGVGNVSVSLGTSGVAFAPVDAPKADPEGSVHVFCHADGGWHAMGVMLSCGGAVRWARDTFFPGATFQEWDEAAERCDPGAGGVFFDPYLAGERCPFVDPEARGALCGLSLSTGRDQIARAVMEGVTVGIVECLAALERFAPRPCRIRVTGGGAQSPFWTSLLSDTSGMECATMRSDEGPCVGAAVLAGVGVGVWDDVASAVKVTAQERGCRQPHGHDPSGLVQRYRNRRALRV
- a CDS encoding helix-hairpin-helix domain-containing protein: MNLLQGLNVRQRFAATGLCAVALLGVGSVGNTYLQQTKSKGGLKVVNEQALPKASGAGKARTSKPARTRPAFASIDINTATEAELDVLPGVGPATARKIIDYRTANGGFKSVDELEQVKGIGPKKMADIRPYCRV
- a CDS encoding PEP-CTERM sorting domain-containing protein, with the translated sequence MRTAFTALAVVAVAVAHAQSIQNGSFENPPVGAWDYFSNGQVANWSIGGGSKAEIGKSVCYGVTGADGINVTELDSDRNTAITQSVDLAAGTYDLSFLFAKRGVNLEYKPTDTCDFDVLWNGGSVAYVTPTDSTMTRMHLNVLATAGTNTVTFRGRGTSDGYGAILDGVGLQAVPEPGSMAVLGGAALAVVRKRRQTRQ
- the rimO gene encoding 30S ribosomal protein S12 methylthiotransferase RimO — its product is MPGLQKNVRIVTLGCAKNDVDSEEIAGVLQSAGFSVDASQRADVTVVNTCGFLESAKAESIAAIKKAVAEKGTGKVVVAGCLAQRLGEELTRLAPGADAYVGVGQMGRFDAVVKGTMVELSPTLEVAPPHHLWADVATRSRTGKPWSAYLKVSEGCDHKCTFCTIPSFRGAHQSKPVERLREEAVHLASTGCRELNLIAQDVTQYGYDLYKEFTLPRLLRELDSVEGIDWIRLLYFYPNRLTDEVIEAMATLPSVLPYVDIPLQHVHPDTLRRMKRPWDGDRYLRLFEKVRAAMPDVAIRTTFIVGFPGETEAEFQAMCDFVKAARLDRVGAFTYSREAGTPSHDMPDQVPFRVKRERYDRLMRLQSSVSTEKNKGWVSKRLYVLVDTAEGGAFVGRSFRDAPEIDGVVRCTGEAKPGEIVPVTVTGFQEHDLTGVRC
- a CDS encoding DUF4342 domain-containing protein translates to MEDRAKTEEFEVSGHELLDEVKRLVHEGNVRHVKIKNKEGKTLLDMPLVVGAVGVILLPFWAAVAALVGVANDFTLVIERVEPVSGAGPVEPPHA
- a CDS encoding M42 family metallopeptidase is translated as MPRFDISTEYLVRFLQDLVNTPSPTGDTDWAISFVEAELESLGIHSVRTTKGALIAYDDGLRNDKPRALTAHVDTLGAMVSEIKDNGRLKLTALNGVMWPSVESEGVTVSTRRGTQVRGSIVFANGSVHVNKEAKTKERNAETLEVRLDERTATADETRLLGIDVGDFVAFDPRFENGPAGFVRSRFLDDKACVACVVAAFKALKDAGVSPAQRTHVLFSNYEEVGHGGMDGIPDDVVDLLVVDMACVGDGQNGDEFHCSICLKDSGGPYSRDLTERIRGLADRNGIELRPDVYPHYGSDGTAYWQAGGRAQVGLIGPGVDTSHGYERTHVDALRDTAALIAEFLIED